The Prochlorothrix hollandica PCC 9006 = CALU 1027 genome includes a region encoding these proteins:
- a CDS encoding glycosyltransferase family 4 protein produces MPFQIYHLTAFVVSALVVLGTTPLVRRIGLKSGRVDLPNARKMHKAPMVRFGGVSIFLGNLIALLLVWWSGGFGWLPPDKEYEIWGVTIGGLAFFLIGLADDIFNLSPFMRLFAQAMVALAAWQVGVQIDFISIPFVGLISLPPSISLVLTLLWLVGMANAINWIDGLDGLASGVSGIAAVVMLMVSLSMDQPAAALIAAALAGGTLGFLRYNFNPAQIFMGDGGAYYLGFTLAGVGVVGLVKSVTTVAVLMPYLILAVPLLDMSAVIVDRLRNGKSPFNADNRHLHHRLLNAGLSHRSTVLFIYCLTLWVGSLAVAFSGVPSGYAYAAGATVLLTYISWQARKKVRS; encoded by the coding sequence ATGCCCTTCCAGATCTACCATCTCACGGCCTTTGTGGTTTCTGCCCTCGTTGTCTTGGGCACCACTCCCCTGGTGCGGCGCATTGGACTTAAAAGTGGTCGCGTTGACCTGCCCAATGCCCGCAAAATGCACAAAGCCCCCATGGTTCGGTTTGGGGGCGTATCGATTTTCCTCGGCAACCTCATTGCCCTGCTGTTGGTGTGGTGGAGCGGTGGCTTTGGTTGGCTGCCCCCCGACAAAGAATATGAAATTTGGGGGGTGACCATTGGTGGACTCGCCTTTTTCCTCATTGGTCTTGCCGATGATATTTTTAACCTCTCCCCCTTTATGCGCCTCTTTGCCCAAGCCATGGTGGCCTTGGCGGCGTGGCAGGTGGGGGTGCAAATTGACTTTATTAGTATTCCCTTTGTGGGGCTGATTTCCTTGCCCCCCAGCATTAGCCTGGTGCTGACCCTGCTGTGGTTGGTGGGCATGGCCAATGCCATTAACTGGATCGACGGGTTGGATGGTCTCGCCTCCGGGGTCTCCGGCATTGCGGCGGTGGTGATGTTAATGGTGAGCCTGTCCATGGATCAACCGGCAGCGGCCTTAATTGCAGCGGCCCTGGCGGGGGGAACCTTGGGGTTTCTGCGGTATAACTTCAACCCGGCCCAAATTTTCATGGGGGATGGGGGAGCCTATTATTTGGGCTTTACCCTGGCGGGAGTGGGGGTGGTGGGCTTGGTCAAAAGTGTAACCACGGTGGCGGTGTTGATGCCCTATTTAATTTTGGCGGTGCCCCTGTTGGATATGTCAGCGGTGATTGTCGATCGCCTGCGTAATGGTAAATCCCCCTTCAATGCCGATAACCGCCATTTACACCACCGCCTACTCAATGCTGGCCTATCCCACCGATCGACGGTGCTGTTTATCTATTGTCTGACCCTCTGGGTGGGCAGTTTGGCGGTGGCGTTTTCAGGGGTGCCCAGTGGCTATGCCTATGCCGCTGGTGCAACGGTGTTGTTAACTTACATTAGCTGGCAAGCCCGGAAGAAGGTGCGATCGTAG
- a CDS encoding CHAT domain-containing protein: MSVSQLKVSSLDNSLNLSQTGATLVLQGDTTFQVQGSANSLEFANVAIDGGSFNLTLVGDAIDFRNSTTLSGTGVLTLAPFIDTLDIALGGSLASASSGVLDLAKEELDRLQDGFSQIVIGSATGSGTLTVLGDLEFFDPLVLQMPATGGEVDLGDSEIKGVDTLEVRSGGSIVASPGAILSSSGPAVDIILNADRDSDGSGSINLNNSQLLSNGGDIILGGGANPRGEAAQGTSTSSSGVSLVDSILDATGGSISILGQGATLGTNRHGINLSIIVGSTSIRTSGTGSITLIGSAGLGGDNDNMGIRAADNVAITAVDGLIDLVGVGAGTGDNNHGIAALTTGNFVSSGSGAIFLTGSSFGTGNNNIGILGQSGPSFLATSSSGTISLTGTGGNGSDNNAGIRLDSSVGGGTGNITLTGTGRGSADDNEGISLNGTDAQVTTQGMGTVTLVGRSQGTGTGNHGLLVQLEAAVETVDGLLQVTGTGSGSGGRGIVLDSATVNTSTGDLLMTGVGGGGDNESTGVLVGNGSQVRSTTGAITVTGMANAPGNNNVGVLITGISSQVSTDSGSMTLTGSGGPGTNLNDGIRISNGSLVDSNSGAVALIGTGGSDGSSTSFGNAGIELVTEGRISTNSGSITLTGVGGNGGNSNEGILLTTSGGGIPSIGTVSGTIALTGTGQGSGDRSHGISIVGGHIKSTGSGAVGGISLTGTGAGLGTTANTVGVQLENSDSLVQTVDGAITIVGTGRLDGILLLNSPTVVQTTNGAIALDGTGSIGTKLLAGGISATGSGTVAIQGSSTSGGDGIRLENGSSVAAETSITLETPDTVYIDSSSLSSSSGLVDLSLTGEAIDLLGSASLGGATLLLQPFSPHQSLGVGTSVNSSGRLDLLATELAKLMDGFTTVTLGRSDGTGSITLGSGFSLSDPTILRGSSAGYTLQASDIDTTFTQLDSNRIGISGGAISFGGDGSLTAENATVLQGGSGDDRFELGSGTGGSGLTAIAGGGGTNTLETSVSALTLTGSDAGQTSGLATFSGIQNLAIVGNNAVDLTFQTNGQLTGDLTMGSGDLSLVGDRISIGGQTRGTGHLIIESLSANVPIHLGGSGGNSNGITLSANQLAQIQDGFQSIRIGGLTNGGTVTGEGALVFRDPLVVRSALGSIDFTAASLQGVDNASFTLQAAQNLITGSLTTTGSSMSLTSLGGAIATGNLSTSGGSLSLVAPGAITSGDLSSSSSTGGAITVQSGTAITTGLINSSGSSGDGGDVLLDPPGDIQVVAINAQGGNAGSGGSVSITTESLFRATGSFVDRNGTTASISTAGGVGGGAITLNHGGSSTTPFTVGSPVTAGSNGTLGTLTSGTFTVPSGTYASPYSLTAAGASTTATGVGVDPNINLITPVTPEPVTPEAITTTDLPEAGGCPPECEPSDSPDFVLENSDRNLYISTDVVSLETSISQSFTSYLGLPPVIPIPLDQVQNDLGQIETNTGVKPAVIYVSFQPRQVTLPSALPGTLPSPTTSFDRAPGQPLSATTLPLAAQPKSLDSPTPKPSLLNPQPLLWHLDNPLQTLERITAQGTGGVFEVEPQPDDQLELMLVTASGDPVRYPVANVRRNQVERLAELFREQVASPSSTQDQRYLPIAQRLYQWLVEPLESSLQAAEIDNLLFVMDDGLRTLPVAALHDGNGFLVERYSAGLVPSLSLMDTRYRDIRGTSMVAMGAAEFADQQPLPLVPLELELLVGENGLWPGKSFLNGAFSRQNLNQESQGYGIIHLATHADFAPGPLSNSYIQLADGRLTLAELRDLNWSKSNQDNPVELLTLSACQTAVGSREAELGFAGLAVQSGVKTAMASLWYVSDTATTTLMAQFYDQLRTAPIKAEALRQTQITMAKGLVTIEGASLGGSGLRGSALDGLQLPPASLASIEGGDFSHPYYWAAFTLVGSPW; this comes from the coding sequence GTGTCAGTCAGTCAGCTGAAGGTGTCTAGCCTTGATAATTCTCTGAACCTATCCCAGACTGGAGCCACCTTAGTCCTTCAGGGGGATACAACCTTTCAAGTCCAAGGCAGTGCTAACTCCCTAGAGTTTGCCAATGTGGCCATTGATGGGGGTAGCTTCAACTTAACTTTGGTGGGGGACGCAATTGATTTTCGCAATAGCACTACCCTCTCTGGCACTGGTGTGCTGACCCTGGCTCCGTTTATCGATACATTGGATATCGCCCTGGGGGGAAGTCTCGCCTCTGCCTCGTCTGGGGTGCTAGATCTGGCTAAGGAAGAACTAGACCGCTTGCAGGATGGCTTTAGTCAAATTGTCATCGGTTCAGCCACCGGGAGTGGCACCCTGACCGTGCTGGGGGATCTGGAGTTCTTTGATCCCCTGGTGCTGCAAATGCCCGCCACTGGGGGAGAGGTGGACTTGGGGGATAGCGAAATCAAAGGGGTGGACACATTGGAGGTGAGATCGGGGGGATCGATCGTGGCCAGCCCCGGCGCGATCCTCAGTTCCAGTGGCCCAGCGGTGGATATTATCCTCAACGCCGATCGGGATAGTGATGGCAGCGGTTCCATCAACCTCAATAATAGCCAACTCCTATCCAACGGGGGCGATATTATTCTGGGAGGGGGGGCAAACCCCAGGGGCGAAGCGGCCCAAGGCACCAGCACCAGTTCCAGTGGCGTGAGCTTAGTGGATAGCATCCTGGATGCCACCGGAGGCAGCATTAGCATCCTTGGCCAGGGGGCAACCCTGGGCACAAACCGCCATGGCATTAACCTCAGCATCATTGTGGGCAGTACGTCCATCCGCACCAGTGGCACTGGCTCCATTACCCTCATTGGCAGCGCAGGTCTTGGGGGAGATAACGACAATATGGGCATCCGAGCCGCCGATAATGTGGCCATTACCGCTGTGGATGGTCTGATTGATCTGGTGGGGGTGGGGGCTGGTACCGGGGACAATAACCATGGCATTGCCGCCCTCACCACCGGTAACTTTGTCAGCAGTGGCAGCGGAGCCATCTTTTTAACCGGCAGTAGCTTTGGGACGGGCAACAATAATATCGGTATTTTGGGGCAGTCTGGACCCAGTTTTCTGGCCACCAGCAGCAGCGGAACCATTAGCCTGACGGGAACGGGGGGCAATGGCTCCGATAATAATGCGGGCATTCGCCTGGATAGCTCGGTGGGGGGAGGGACTGGCAACATCACCCTCACGGGCACCGGTCGCGGTAGTGCCGATGACAATGAAGGGATTTCCCTCAACGGTACTGATGCTCAGGTGACCACCCAGGGCATGGGTACGGTGACCTTAGTGGGCCGCAGTCAGGGAACAGGTACCGGGAACCATGGCCTTTTGGTACAGTTGGAGGCAGCAGTGGAAACCGTGGACGGCCTTCTGCAAGTGACGGGCACCGGCAGCGGTAGTGGGGGTCGGGGGATTGTTCTGGATAGTGCAACGGTGAATACCAGCACCGGTGATCTTCTCATGACCGGTGTGGGTGGTGGTGGCGACAATGAGTCCACCGGTGTTTTGGTGGGAAACGGCAGTCAGGTGCGGTCTACCACAGGGGCGATAACCGTTACGGGTATGGCCAACGCTCCCGGCAATAATAACGTGGGAGTCTTGATTACTGGCATCAGTTCCCAAGTCAGTACGGACAGTGGCTCCATGACCCTGACGGGCAGTGGTGGACCAGGCACCAATCTTAACGATGGGATTCGCATTAGTAATGGCAGTCTGGTGGATAGCAACAGTGGGGCGGTGGCGCTCATTGGCACCGGTGGCAGTGATGGCAGCAGCACGTCCTTCGGTAACGCTGGCATTGAACTGGTGACCGAGGGACGCATTAGCACCAACAGCGGCAGCATCACCCTGACAGGAGTTGGGGGCAATGGGGGCAACAGTAACGAGGGGATTTTGCTCACGACTTCGGGGGGAGGTATCCCCAGTATTGGGACGGTATCGGGGACGATCGCCCTCACCGGAACCGGCCAAGGATCGGGGGACAGGAGCCACGGCATTAGCATCGTGGGTGGGCACATCAAATCCACGGGCAGCGGTGCAGTGGGGGGCATCAGCTTAACGGGAACGGGGGCGGGGTTAGGCACCACGGCCAATACGGTGGGGGTGCAACTGGAAAATAGTGACAGTTTGGTGCAAACCGTGGATGGGGCGATCACGATCGTGGGGACCGGGCGTTTAGACGGCATTCTCTTGCTCAACAGTCCCACAGTGGTGCAAACCACCAACGGGGCGATCGCCCTTGATGGCACGGGATCCATTGGCACGAAACTCTTGGCCGGGGGCATTAGCGCCACCGGGTCGGGCACCGTGGCGATCCAGGGCAGTAGTACCTCTGGGGGCGACGGGATCCGGTTGGAAAATGGCTCCAGTGTGGCCGCTGAAACTAGCATTACCCTGGAAACCCCCGATACTGTCTATATCGACTCCTCTAGCCTCAGTTCCAGCTCAGGATTGGTGGATTTAAGCCTAACGGGGGAGGCTATCGACCTTTTGGGATCTGCCAGTTTGGGGGGAGCAACCCTCCTCTTGCAGCCCTTTAGCCCCCATCAGTCCCTCGGTGTAGGGACCAGTGTAAACAGCAGTGGTCGCCTGGATCTGCTAGCCACGGAGCTAGCCAAACTGATGGATGGCTTTACGACGGTGACCCTGGGGCGCAGTGATGGCACGGGCAGCATCACCCTGGGCAGTGGCTTCAGCCTCAGCGATCCCACCATCCTGCGGGGCAGTAGTGCGGGGTATACCCTCCAGGCTTCTGACATAGATACCACCTTTACCCAGTTAGACAGCAATCGCATCGGCATCAGTGGCGGAGCCATTAGTTTTGGGGGAGATGGCAGCTTAACCGCCGAGAATGCCACGGTGTTGCAGGGGGGTAGCGGCGATGATCGGTTTGAGTTGGGTAGTGGCACAGGGGGATCGGGTCTGACGGCGATCGCCGGGGGAGGGGGCACCAATACCTTAGAAACCAGTGTCAGCGCCTTAACCCTGACGGGTTCGGATGCCGGTCAAACCAGTGGCTTGGCTACCTTCAGTGGCATCCAGAATTTAGCGATCGTGGGCAATAATGCCGTTGATCTGACCTTTCAGACCAATGGCCAACTGACGGGGGATTTAACGATGGGGAGCGGTGATCTCAGCCTCGTGGGCGATCGCATCAGCATTGGGGGCCAAACCCGTGGCACGGGCCATCTGATCATTGAATCCCTCAGTGCTAATGTGCCGATCCACCTGGGGGGTAGCGGTGGTAACTCCAACGGCATCACCCTCAGCGCCAACCAGTTAGCTCAAATCCAAGATGGGTTTCAAAGTATTCGCATTGGTGGTCTCACTAACGGTGGTACGGTCACTGGCGAGGGAGCATTGGTGTTTCGGGATCCCCTGGTGGTGCGATCGGCCCTGGGCAGCATCGATTTCACCGCCGCTAGTCTTCAGGGGGTTGATAACGCCAGTTTTACGCTCCAAGCGGCCCAGAATCTGATCACGGGTTCTCTGACCACGACGGGATCCTCCATGAGTCTAACCAGCCTGGGGGGCGCGATCGCCACGGGCAATCTCAGCACCAGCGGCGGAAGCCTTAGCCTCGTGGCCCCCGGAGCCATCACCAGCGGCGATCTCAGCAGTAGCAGCAGTACGGGGGGGGCTATTACCGTCCAGTCGGGCACCGCCATTACCACCGGCTTGATCAACAGTAGTGGCAGTAGCGGTGATGGGGGCGATGTGCTGCTGGATCCGCCAGGGGATATTCAAGTGGTGGCCATCAATGCCCAGGGGGGGAACGCTGGCAGCGGGGGCAGTGTTTCCATCACTACGGAGAGTCTGTTCCGAGCTACGGGTAGCTTTGTCGATCGCAACGGCACCACCGCCAGTATTTCCACCGCTGGGGGCGTAGGAGGGGGAGCCATCACCCTCAACCATGGGGGCAGCAGCACCACCCCCTTCACCGTCGGTAGTCCGGTGACAGCAGGCAGCAATGGCACCTTAGGCACCCTCACCAGCGGCACCTTCACCGTGCCCAGTGGCACCTATGCCAGCCCCTACAGCCTCACAGCAGCCGGTGCCAGCACTACCGCCACGGGTGTTGGGGTAGACCCCAACATTAATCTCATTACCCCGGTGACTCCTGAACCGGTCACGCCTGAGGCCATCACCACCACCGACTTACCGGAGGCTGGGGGCTGTCCCCCCGAGTGTGAACCCTCGGACTCACCGGATTTTGTCTTGGAGAATAGCGATCGCAATCTCTATATCTCCACCGATGTGGTCAGCCTGGAAACCAGCATCAGCCAGTCCTTCACCAGCTATCTCGGTCTCCCTCCTGTAATCCCCATCCCCTTGGATCAAGTCCAAAACGATCTGGGCCAAATAGAGACCAATACCGGTGTTAAACCGGCTGTTATTTATGTTTCCTTCCAACCTCGCCAAGTGACGCTACCCAGCGCCCTCCCTGGCACCCTACCCAGCCCCACCACATCCTTCGATCGCGCCCCCGGCCAACCCCTCAGTGCCACGACCCTCCCCCTCGCTGCCCAACCGAAGTCCCTCGACTCCCCAACCCCTAAACCCTCCCTCCTGAACCCTCAACCCCTACTGTGGCACCTGGACAACCCCCTCCAGACCCTCGAACGCATCACGGCCCAGGGCACCGGCGGAGTCTTTGAAGTGGAACCCCAGCCTGATGATCAACTGGAACTGATGTTAGTGACCGCCAGTGGCGACCCGGTGCGCTATCCGGTGGCCAATGTGCGCCGCAATCAGGTGGAGCGGTTGGCTGAGTTATTCCGCGAACAAGTGGCATCCCCCAGTAGTACGCAGGATCAGCGTTATTTACCCATTGCCCAGCGCCTCTACCAATGGTTAGTAGAACCCTTGGAATCCAGCCTCCAGGCGGCAGAAATCGATAATTTGTTGTTTGTCATGGATGATGGCTTACGCACCTTACCCGTGGCGGCTCTCCATGATGGCAACGGGTTTTTAGTGGAACGCTACAGTGCTGGACTGGTGCCCAGCCTCAGTTTGATGGATACCCGCTACCGGGATATTCGGGGCACCAGCATGGTGGCCATGGGGGCCGCTGAGTTTGCGGATCAACAACCCTTGCCCTTGGTGCCCCTGGAGTTGGAGTTGCTGGTGGGGGAAAATGGACTGTGGCCCGGAAAGAGTTTCCTCAATGGGGCGTTCAGTCGCCAAAACCTCAATCAGGAGTCCCAGGGCTATGGCATCATTCATCTGGCCACCCATGCCGATTTTGCCCCTGGACCCTTGAGCAACTCCTATATTCAACTAGCCGATGGCCGTCTGACCCTGGCGGAATTGCGGGATCTCAACTGGAGTAAAAGTAACCAGGATAATCCCGTGGAATTGCTGACCTTGAGCGCCTGCCAAACGGCGGTGGGGAGCCGAGAGGCGGAACTGGGCTTTGCTGGTTTAGCAGTGCAGTCGGGGGTGAAAACGGCCATGGCCAGCCTCTGGTATGTCAGTGATACGGCGACGACGACGCTGATGGCTCAGTTTTACGACCAATTACGCACGGCCCCCATTAAGGCAGAAGCCCTGCGCCAAACCCAAATCACCATGGCCAAGGGGTTAGTGACGATCGAGGGCGCTAGCTTAGGAGGGTCCGGGTTGCGGGGATCGGCCTTGGATGGGTTGCAACTCCCTCCGGCCAGTTTGGCGAGTATTGAGGGCGGGGACTTCTCCCATCCCTACTATTGGGCGGCGTTTACCCTGGTGGGGAGTCCTTGGTAG
- a CDS encoding two-partner secretion domain-containing protein codes for MSFLPYSSIRFYFQSLLVWLPLVLGMGGVAQAQSITPAADGTQTTVQQVGDRYNINGGTTTGSNLFHSFDQFGLGAGETANFWANPDIANILGRITGGDASYINGLIQVSNSSANLFLMNPAGLVFGPQAQLNVGGDFTATTATGIGFGEGWFNAVGTPDYETLVGSPTGFIFSEVAIAAAVVNQGNLAVNPTQRLLLLGGTAVNTGNLQAPGGQVVLLAVPEAKMVRLSQTGMVLDLEFMALDPAAVGDLSLLQATFNPLSLPDLLTGGNFTNATDLTIAADGTVSLTGSGFVIPPEPGVAIAAGAIAVNQSQAPGGTVAILGQRVAVVDATIDAAGTTGGLVRIGGDYQGKGTVPNAALTLVNGQSLILANGLTTGDGGRVIVWADGSTSFRGQITAQGGTAGGNGGFVEVSGKQHLDFRGQVNTSAALGRWGTLLLDPTTVTIENGVGDSTTDGVNFVDLGTGPSVIYESELQGLAASTNVSITADDRITINDLTDNLLEFARGAGAGTINFTVGSGGSGLGYFVMDATDTIRAPGRDVTVSGVQLTVGSIDTSTTDPSLDGGRISLNAEASSFGDNSTITVTGNLTTTSPFGNSGNISLDTSSSSDRAAIRINGDLITTSQSGSSGGIGLGSYSYNGDSTITIDGNLDTTSPLGSSGYIDVYTNSFNFLSDITITGNLDTHAPQGTGGQIDLKAYGKYGRSNLAIAGNILTASDTSGNITLTSQSQTDDSTLTITGDLDTTAQTSDGGAVTVTAEGYGSSYLTINGSIKTDATVGSSNAGEVNLASQMTNGSTADLTITGNITATSQGGDGGTVTLLATGSSEVASSTITVGGNITTTTSGIAASGGDIKLTTYARDNAYADSRITVGGNLEASGSDSGGGSSAGDITINATSDGYGSMSNAVTISGNVITTGDSGGRVEINAGGRCGLSCTSETHSLSLGNVTAEALKVLTD; via the coding sequence ATGTCTTTTCTACCCTATTCCTCTATTCGCTTCTATTTTCAAAGTCTCCTGGTGTGGTTGCCCCTTGTGCTGGGCATGGGGGGAGTGGCCCAAGCCCAAAGCATTACCCCCGCAGCGGACGGCACCCAGACCACGGTGCAGCAGGTGGGCGATCGCTACAACATTAACGGCGGTACCACCACGGGTAGCAATCTATTCCACAGCTTTGACCAGTTCGGCCTGGGGGCAGGGGAAACCGCTAACTTTTGGGCCAACCCCGACATTGCCAATATTTTGGGGCGCATTACGGGGGGGGATGCGTCTTACATCAATGGTCTGATCCAGGTGAGTAACAGCAGCGCCAACCTCTTCTTGATGAACCCGGCGGGGCTGGTGTTTGGTCCCCAGGCCCAACTCAATGTGGGGGGAGACTTCACCGCCACCACCGCCACTGGTATCGGCTTTGGGGAGGGGTGGTTTAATGCCGTGGGCACCCCGGACTACGAGACCCTGGTGGGCAGTCCCACGGGGTTTATCTTCAGTGAGGTGGCGATCGCCGCCGCTGTGGTCAATCAGGGGAATTTAGCGGTTAACCCAACTCAGCGACTGTTATTGCTGGGGGGGACGGCGGTCAATACGGGCAACCTCCAGGCACCTGGGGGACAGGTGGTCTTGCTGGCGGTGCCAGAGGCAAAAATGGTGCGCCTCAGCCAAACGGGCATGGTGTTGGATCTGGAGTTTATGGCCTTGGATCCGGCGGCAGTGGGGGATTTAAGCCTCCTCCAGGCCACCTTTAACCCCTTGAGCTTGCCAGACTTGCTGACGGGGGGGAATTTTACCAATGCCACGGATTTGACGATCGCCGCCGATGGCACGGTGAGCCTGACGGGATCGGGGTTCGTGATTCCCCCAGAACCAGGGGTGGCGATCGCCGCTGGTGCGATCGCCGTTAACCAGAGCCAAGCTCCCGGCGGCACCGTGGCTATTCTGGGGCAACGGGTGGCGGTGGTGGATGCCACGATCGACGCTGCCGGCACCACGGGCGGTCTGGTGCGCATCGGGGGAGATTACCAGGGCAAGGGCACCGTTCCCAATGCTGCCTTAACCCTGGTCAATGGTCAGTCCTTAATTTTGGCCAATGGCCTGACCACGGGCGACGGGGGCCGGGTCATTGTCTGGGCCGATGGCAGCACCAGCTTTCGGGGACAGATTACAGCCCAAGGGGGCACAGCGGGGGGCAATGGGGGCTTTGTGGAAGTGTCCGGCAAACAGCATCTGGATTTTCGGGGCCAGGTCAACACCAGCGCCGCCCTGGGCCGTTGGGGCACCTTACTGCTGGATCCCACCACGGTCACCATTGAAAACGGCGTGGGGGATAGTACTACCGATGGCGTTAACTTTGTGGATCTGGGGACTGGTCCCAGTGTGATCTATGAGTCGGAATTGCAGGGTTTAGCGGCTAGCACCAATGTTTCCATTACGGCTGATGACCGTATCACCATCAATGATCTCACTGACAACCTCCTTGAATTTGCCAGGGGGGCTGGAGCGGGAACTATCAACTTTACCGTCGGTAGTGGGGGCAGTGGCTTAGGTTACTTTGTGATGGATGCCACAGACACCATCCGGGCACCGGGACGGGATGTCACCGTTTCGGGGGTGCAGTTGACGGTGGGATCGATCGATACCAGTACCACCGATCCCAGTCTGGACGGGGGAAGGATTAGTCTCAACGCCGAGGCAAGTAGTTTCGGTGACAACAGCACGATCACCGTTACAGGCAACCTCACCACCACCTCCCCGTTCGGTAATAGTGGAAATATTAGCCTTGATACCTCTTCTTCCTCTGATCGTGCAGCTATCAGGATTAATGGTGACTTAATCACCACCTCCCAGTCCGGATCGAGCGGAGGCATTGGCTTAGGTTCGTATTCCTATAATGGTGACAGTACAATCACGATCGATGGCAACCTAGACACCACCTCCCCCCTGGGTAGCAGCGGGTACATTGATGTATACACTAATTCTTTTAATTTCCTCAGTGACATCACCATAACCGGCAACCTAGACACCCATGCCCCCCAAGGAACTGGTGGACAGATCGACCTGAAAGCCTATGGCAAATACGGCAGGAGCAATCTGGCGATCGCGGGCAATATCCTCACCGCATCGGACACGAGCGGGAATATCACCCTCACCTCCCAGTCTCAAACTGACGACAGCACCCTGACCATCACCGGGGATCTGGATACCACAGCCCAAACCAGTGACGGGGGAGCCGTGACCGTGACTGCCGAGGGCTATGGGTCTAGTTATCTGACCATTAACGGTTCGATTAAGACCGATGCAACCGTTGGATCCAGTAATGCTGGGGAGGTGAATCTGGCAAGCCAAATGACTAATGGAAGCACGGCTGATCTAACCATTACGGGAAATATCACGGCCACCTCCCAAGGAGGGGATGGGGGTACGGTGACGCTCCTCGCCACAGGGAGTTCTGAGGTGGCCAGCAGCACCATCACGGTGGGGGGAAACATCACCACCACTACCAGCGGCATCGCAGCCAGTGGGGGGGATATCAAGCTGACCACCTATGCCCGTGATAATGCCTATGCTGACTCCCGCATTACGGTGGGGGGCAACTTAGAGGCTTCAGGCTCAGACAGTGGGGGCGGTTCCAGCGCAGGCGACATTACCATTAATGCCACCAGCGATGGTTACGGTAGTATGAGCAACGCCGTAACCATCAGCGGCAATGTGATAACCACGGGTGATAGTGGTGGCAGGGTCGAGATTAATGCCGGGGGCCGTTGTGGCTTAAGCTGTACATCGGAAACCCACAGCCTTAGTCTGGGCAATGTGACGGCTGAAGCCCTGAAGGTGCTGACTGACTGA